One Carassius auratus strain Wakin chromosome 3, ASM336829v1, whole genome shotgun sequence genomic region harbors:
- the LOC113046950 gene encoding ADP-ribosylation factor 1-like, with protein MGNMFAGLFKNLFGKKEMRILMVGLDAAGKTTILYKLKLGEIVTTIPTIGFNVETVEYKNISFTVWDVGGQDKIRPLWRHYFQNTQGLIFVVDSNDRERVNEAREELTRMLAEDELRDAVLLVFANKQDLPNAMNAAEITDKLGLHSLRHRNWYIQATCATSGDGLYEGLDWLSNQLKNAK; from the exons ATGGGGAATATGTTTGCAGGCCTCTTTAAGAATCTCTTTGGGAAGAAAGAGATGAGAATTCTGATGGTGGGCTTGGATGCTGCTGGAAAGACCACCATCCTGTACAAACTGAAACTGGGAGAAATAGTCACCACCATCCCCACTATCG GTTTTAATGTTGAGACAGTAGAGTATAAGAACATCAGCTTCACTGTGTGGGATGTGGGTGGTCAGGATAAGATCCGGCCGCTTTGGAGGCACTATTTCCAGAACACACAAG GACTGATTTTTGTTGTGGACAGTAACGATAGAGAGCGAGTGAATGAGGCGAGGGAGGAGTTGACGAGGATGCTGGCAGAGGACGAATTGAGAGATGCTGTGCTGCTCGTCTTTGCCAACAAGCAG GATCTGCCCAACGCGATGAACGCAGCCGAGATCACAGATAAGCTGGGCCTTCATTCCCTGCGTCATCGTAACTGGTACATCCAAGCCACCTGCGCCACCAGTGGGGATGGCCTGTACGAAGGGCTTGACTGGCTGTCCAACCAGCTCAAAAACGCTAAATGA